A single genomic interval of Daucus carota subsp. sativus chromosome 1, DH1 v3.0, whole genome shotgun sequence harbors:
- the LOC108221336 gene encoding RNA polymerase II C-terminal domain phosphatase-like 5, giving the protein MTSVIMGSQEIAPDVTSPDLCTQDAVYGALQVAAEIGRDELIRRINLQNLRNREKLCLVLDLDLTLLHTKPLHKLSPEELTGLCNSTRKKDLRRWKATGVEYLTKLRPYVRKFLREASKLFDMYVYTNGSRDYARIMVGFLDPHGVYFGSRILSKEDSTVKGQKGLDVVPVHQSGVLILDDTENVWARDRGNLVLIKPYDYFAPKEPNGTRSLSEEGTDESGSAGPLSCALRLLKGLHESYFVNYHTFEEELQGILLEDNGIHGEQRQEVNGKSYLRALGSSKRLRVSDECSSLVVTKRQRC; this is encoded by the coding sequence ATGACTTCTGTTATCATGGGAAGTCAAGAAATCGCACCTGATGTTACATCACCAGATTTATGTACCCAAGATGCTGTCTATGGTGCACTCCAGGTTGCAGCAGAGATCGGCAGAGATGAATTGATTCGACGAATTAATTTGCAGAACTTGCGAAACCGAGAAAAGCTCTGTTTGGTTCTGGATTTGGACCTGACTCTTCTCCACACCAAACCTCTACACAAACTTTCCCCTGAAGAACTAACTGGTTTGTGTAATTCTACCCGAAAGAAAGATTTACGTAGATGGAAAGCCACGGGCGTTGAGTATTTGACAAAGTTAAGGCCTTATGTGAGGAAATTCTTGCGAGAGGCTAGTAAGTTGTTTGATATGTATGTGTACACGAATGGATCACGCGATTATGCTAGGATCATGGTTGGCTTTCTTGACCCTCACGGTGTTTACTTCGGCTCAAGAATTTTATCCAAGGAGGATTCTACTGTAAAAGGCCAAAAAGGACTTGATGTTGTGCCTGTTCATCAAAGTGGAGTTCTAATACTTGATGATACTGAGAATGTATGGGCAAGAGATCGAGGTAACCTTGTGTTGATAAAGCCGTATGATTATTTTGCCCCGAAAGAGCCTAATGGCACTAGATCATTGTCTGAAGAGGGAACGGATGAAAGTGGAAGTGCAGGACCGCTGAGTTGTGCATTGAGGCTCCTCAAAGGACTACACGAGTCATATTTTGTGAACTACCATACGTTTGAGGAAGAGCTTCAGGGAATTTTACTGGAGGACAATGGGATTCATGGAGAGCAGCGGCAAGAAGTTAATGGAAAAAGTTATTTGAGGGCTTTGGGATCTTCAAAGCGATTGAGGGTTAGTGATGAATGTTCATCACTGGTTGTTACTAAAAGGCAAAGATGTTAA